From a single Triplophysa rosa linkage group LG1, Trosa_1v2, whole genome shotgun sequence genomic region:
- the lins1 gene encoding protein Lines homolog 1 isoform X2 — protein sequence MDASGLDFQTLFSLLNAGASPSVSSEDLASRISSRLSPPTAGSVTDTDGVCLCLTLCERITARLSAQSLPQDVSVYYEAVMGSLGEMSLMEKLISLLDCQEQLVSHLSAKCMSAYVISDVCMTGSISSLWRHTCAEVFHRSDPGNELDSCLWSVTAVIKGLLRGKNSDVLRKLLAALDASLSCLHTSLLSRDSMKPHQAQMTKLNRTMCAFFDLLEVLSAARMRCGVCSSVFVESRGLLDVMRCDAEYFVKKRALLLLKRSLVRRAGEDWALGDVRSASREDDGLNEDVRVVADVVLREVKAGWLQDVPVKDQPSFFGGNCDAGVGGAWKDGVMLRALSLILLKSLEISIQSPGERGKVDVQLYLSELMSFLRRHGTLMSPDAHSCSWVTSVFAEQDDDMIESSKALILLRSSSGPVCLWGCNPHCHFISFLRSISFDRTVLLDFLISTETCFLEYCVRYLKLLRDDWTGFCTSCSHVGDGNAPASDTSETPESAQTDVTAFSRPSTGSDVTASPVLRLVDYGSSDESEEEESGCDHHTNRNVRNSEGDLGRTEVESTDVSECLFDKVLVCLEELKMAITRLHNRGLFPYNPASLLKLLNDVEVKKSLVG from the exons ATGGATGCTTCAGGGTTGGATTTTCAAACCCTGttcagtctgttaaatgcaggAGCTTCTCCCAGTGTGAGCAGTGAAGACCTCGCCAGCAGGATTTCGTCTCGTCTTAGTCCTCCAACAGCCGGGTCTGTCACAGATACAGACGGGGTGTGCTTGTGTCTGACTCTTTGTGAAAGAATCACTGCCAGACTGTCAGCCCAGAGTCTGCCACAAGATGTCAGCGTATACTATGAAGCCGTTATGGGAAGTCTGGGTGAAATGAGTCTAATGGAAAAGCTG ATCTCCCTCCTCGACTGTCAGGAGCAACTGGTGTCACATTTATCTGCCAAGTGTATGTCGGCCTATGTGATCAGTGACGTTTGCATGACT GGAAGCATCAGCTCACTTTGGAGACACACGTGTGCTGAAGTGTTTCACCGATCAGATCCCGGTAATGAACTGGATTCATGTCTGTGGTCTGTCACTGCTGTGATAAAAGGACTGCTGAGAGGAAAGAACAGCG ATGTCTTGAGGAAGCTTCTCGCCGCATTAGATGCATCTCTCTCTTGCTTACACACCAGCCTCCTCTCTCGAGACTCAATGAAACCTCACCAAGCACAAATGACGAAGCTTAACAGAACCATGTGTGCTTTCTTTGACCTCCTCGAAGTCCTGAGCGCCGCTCGGATGAGATGCGGGGTCTGTTCCTCTGTTTTTGTGGAGTCTCGGGGGCTCCTCGATGTCATGAGGTGTGATGCGGAGTATTTTGTGAAGAAGCGAGCGTTACTTCTACTGAAGAGAAGTCTTGTGCGGCGAGCCGGAGAGGACTGGGCGTTGGGTGACGTGCGGTCTGCGTCACGTGAGGATGACGGGCTGAATGAAGACGTGCGGGTTGTGGCGGATGTTGTGTTACGGGAAGTGAAGGCCGGTTGGCTTCAGGACGTCCCTGTGAAGGATCAGCCCAGTTTCTTTGGTGGGAACTGTGACGCGGGAGTCGGTGGAGCGTGGAAAGACGGCGTGATGCTCAGAGCTTTGAGCTTGATTCTGCTGAAGTCGCTAGAAATAAGCATTCAGTCACCTGGCGAGAGAG GGAAGGTTGATGTCCAGCTGTATTTATCAGAGCTGATGTCGTTCTTGCGGCGTCACGGGACTCTGATGTCGCCGGACGCCCACAGCTGCTCGTGGGTGACTTCTGTGTTTGCTGAACAGGATGATGATATGATCGAATCCTCCAAAGCTCTGATTCTCCT TCGGAGTTCCTCGGGTCCTGTTTGCCTTTGGGGCTGTAACCCCCACTGTCATTTCATCAGCTTTCTCCGCTCCATCTCCTTCGACCGCACCGTCCTGCTCGACTTCCTCATCTCCACGGAAACCTGTTTTCTGGAGTACTGCGTCCGCTACCTGAAGCTCCTCCGTGACGACTGGACGGGGTTTTGTACGTCTTGTAGTCACGTTGGAGATGGGAACGCTCCCGCCTCGGATACGTCCGAAACACCCGAATCCGCTCAGACGGACGTAACTGCCTTCTCAAGACCTtcaacaggaagtgatgtcacagcTAGCCCAGTTCTACGATTGGTCGATTACGGCAGTTCGGATGAATCTGAGGAGGAAGAGAGCGGTTGTGACCATCACACGAACAGAAACGTCAGGAATAGCGAAGGAGATTTGGGTAGGACAGAAGTGGAAAGCACAGATGTGTCTGAATGTCTGTTTGATAAAGTTCTTGTGTGTCTTGAGGAGCTGAAGATGGCAATAACTCGACTGCACAACAggggtttgtttccatacaaccCTGCCTCGCTCTTAAAACTCTTAAACGATGTAGAAGTCAAGAAGAGCCTGGTTGGTTAG
- the lins1 gene encoding protein Lines homolog 1 isoform X3, whose product MDASGLDFQTLFSLLNAGASPSVSSEDLASRISSRLSPPTAGSVTDTDGVCLCLTLCERITARLSAQSLPQDVSVYYEAVMGSLGEMSLMEKLISLLDCQEQLVSHLSAKCMSAYVISDVCMTGSISSLWRHTCAEVFHRSDPDVLRKLLAALDASLSCLHTSLLSRDSMKPHQAQMTKLNRTMCAFFDLLEVLSAARMRCGVCSSVFVESRGLLDVMRCDAEYFVKKRALLLLKRSLVRRAGEDWALGDVRSASREDDGLNEDVRVVADVVLREVKAGWLQDVPVKDQPSFFGGNCDAGVGGAWKDGVMLRALSLILLKSLEISIQSPGERGKVDVQLYLSELMSFLRRHGTLMSPDAHSCSWVTSVFAEQDDDMIESSKALILLYLQHKHRSSSGPVCLWGCNPHCHFISFLRSISFDRTVLLDFLISTETCFLEYCVRYLKLLRDDWTGFCTSCSHVGDGNAPASDTSETPESAQTDVTAFSRPSTGSDVTASPVLRLVDYGSSDESEEEESGCDHHTNRNVRNSEGDLGRTEVESTDVSECLFDKVLVCLEELKMAITRLHNRGLFPYNPASLLKLLNDVEVKKSLVG is encoded by the exons ATGGATGCTTCAGGGTTGGATTTTCAAACCCTGttcagtctgttaaatgcaggAGCTTCTCCCAGTGTGAGCAGTGAAGACCTCGCCAGCAGGATTTCGTCTCGTCTTAGTCCTCCAACAGCCGGGTCTGTCACAGATACAGACGGGGTGTGCTTGTGTCTGACTCTTTGTGAAAGAATCACTGCCAGACTGTCAGCCCAGAGTCTGCCACAAGATGTCAGCGTATACTATGAAGCCGTTATGGGAAGTCTGGGTGAAATGAGTCTAATGGAAAAGCTG ATCTCCCTCCTCGACTGTCAGGAGCAACTGGTGTCACATTTATCTGCCAAGTGTATGTCGGCCTATGTGATCAGTGACGTTTGCATGACT GGAAGCATCAGCTCACTTTGGAGACACACGTGTGCTGAAGTGTTTCACCGATCAGATCCCG ATGTCTTGAGGAAGCTTCTCGCCGCATTAGATGCATCTCTCTCTTGCTTACACACCAGCCTCCTCTCTCGAGACTCAATGAAACCTCACCAAGCACAAATGACGAAGCTTAACAGAACCATGTGTGCTTTCTTTGACCTCCTCGAAGTCCTGAGCGCCGCTCGGATGAGATGCGGGGTCTGTTCCTCTGTTTTTGTGGAGTCTCGGGGGCTCCTCGATGTCATGAGGTGTGATGCGGAGTATTTTGTGAAGAAGCGAGCGTTACTTCTACTGAAGAGAAGTCTTGTGCGGCGAGCCGGAGAGGACTGGGCGTTGGGTGACGTGCGGTCTGCGTCACGTGAGGATGACGGGCTGAATGAAGACGTGCGGGTTGTGGCGGATGTTGTGTTACGGGAAGTGAAGGCCGGTTGGCTTCAGGACGTCCCTGTGAAGGATCAGCCCAGTTTCTTTGGTGGGAACTGTGACGCGGGAGTCGGTGGAGCGTGGAAAGACGGCGTGATGCTCAGAGCTTTGAGCTTGATTCTGCTGAAGTCGCTAGAAATAAGCATTCAGTCACCTGGCGAGAGAG GGAAGGTTGATGTCCAGCTGTATTTATCAGAGCTGATGTCGTTCTTGCGGCGTCACGGGACTCTGATGTCGCCGGACGCCCACAGCTGCTCGTGGGTGACTTCTGTGTTTGCTGAACAGGATGATGATATGATCGAATCCTCCAAAGCTCTGATTCTCCTGTACTTGCAGCACAAACa TCGGAGTTCCTCGGGTCCTGTTTGCCTTTGGGGCTGTAACCCCCACTGTCATTTCATCAGCTTTCTCCGCTCCATCTCCTTCGACCGCACCGTCCTGCTCGACTTCCTCATCTCCACGGAAACCTGTTTTCTGGAGTACTGCGTCCGCTACCTGAAGCTCCTCCGTGACGACTGGACGGGGTTTTGTACGTCTTGTAGTCACGTTGGAGATGGGAACGCTCCCGCCTCGGATACGTCCGAAACACCCGAATCCGCTCAGACGGACGTAACTGCCTTCTCAAGACCTtcaacaggaagtgatgtcacagcTAGCCCAGTTCTACGATTGGTCGATTACGGCAGTTCGGATGAATCTGAGGAGGAAGAGAGCGGTTGTGACCATCACACGAACAGAAACGTCAGGAATAGCGAAGGAGATTTGGGTAGGACAGAAGTGGAAAGCACAGATGTGTCTGAATGTCTGTTTGATAAAGTTCTTGTGTGTCTTGAGGAGCTGAAGATGGCAATAACTCGACTGCACAACAggggtttgtttccatacaaccCTGCCTCGCTCTTAAAACTCTTAAACGATGTAGAAGTCAAGAAGAGCCTGGTTGGTTAG
- the lins1 gene encoding protein Lines homolog 1 isoform X1 has product MDASGLDFQTLFSLLNAGASPSVSSEDLASRISSRLSPPTAGSVTDTDGVCLCLTLCERITARLSAQSLPQDVSVYYEAVMGSLGEMSLMEKLISLLDCQEQLVSHLSAKCMSAYVISDVCMTGSISSLWRHTCAEVFHRSDPGNELDSCLWSVTAVIKGLLRGKNSDVLRKLLAALDASLSCLHTSLLSRDSMKPHQAQMTKLNRTMCAFFDLLEVLSAARMRCGVCSSVFVESRGLLDVMRCDAEYFVKKRALLLLKRSLVRRAGEDWALGDVRSASREDDGLNEDVRVVADVVLREVKAGWLQDVPVKDQPSFFGGNCDAGVGGAWKDGVMLRALSLILLKSLEISIQSPGERGKVDVQLYLSELMSFLRRHGTLMSPDAHSCSWVTSVFAEQDDDMIESSKALILLYLQHKHRSSSGPVCLWGCNPHCHFISFLRSISFDRTVLLDFLISTETCFLEYCVRYLKLLRDDWTGFCTSCSHVGDGNAPASDTSETPESAQTDVTAFSRPSTGSDVTASPVLRLVDYGSSDESEEEESGCDHHTNRNVRNSEGDLGRTEVESTDVSECLFDKVLVCLEELKMAITRLHNRGLFPYNPASLLKLLNDVEVKKSLVG; this is encoded by the exons ATGGATGCTTCAGGGTTGGATTTTCAAACCCTGttcagtctgttaaatgcaggAGCTTCTCCCAGTGTGAGCAGTGAAGACCTCGCCAGCAGGATTTCGTCTCGTCTTAGTCCTCCAACAGCCGGGTCTGTCACAGATACAGACGGGGTGTGCTTGTGTCTGACTCTTTGTGAAAGAATCACTGCCAGACTGTCAGCCCAGAGTCTGCCACAAGATGTCAGCGTATACTATGAAGCCGTTATGGGAAGTCTGGGTGAAATGAGTCTAATGGAAAAGCTG ATCTCCCTCCTCGACTGTCAGGAGCAACTGGTGTCACATTTATCTGCCAAGTGTATGTCGGCCTATGTGATCAGTGACGTTTGCATGACT GGAAGCATCAGCTCACTTTGGAGACACACGTGTGCTGAAGTGTTTCACCGATCAGATCCCGGTAATGAACTGGATTCATGTCTGTGGTCTGTCACTGCTGTGATAAAAGGACTGCTGAGAGGAAAGAACAGCG ATGTCTTGAGGAAGCTTCTCGCCGCATTAGATGCATCTCTCTCTTGCTTACACACCAGCCTCCTCTCTCGAGACTCAATGAAACCTCACCAAGCACAAATGACGAAGCTTAACAGAACCATGTGTGCTTTCTTTGACCTCCTCGAAGTCCTGAGCGCCGCTCGGATGAGATGCGGGGTCTGTTCCTCTGTTTTTGTGGAGTCTCGGGGGCTCCTCGATGTCATGAGGTGTGATGCGGAGTATTTTGTGAAGAAGCGAGCGTTACTTCTACTGAAGAGAAGTCTTGTGCGGCGAGCCGGAGAGGACTGGGCGTTGGGTGACGTGCGGTCTGCGTCACGTGAGGATGACGGGCTGAATGAAGACGTGCGGGTTGTGGCGGATGTTGTGTTACGGGAAGTGAAGGCCGGTTGGCTTCAGGACGTCCCTGTGAAGGATCAGCCCAGTTTCTTTGGTGGGAACTGTGACGCGGGAGTCGGTGGAGCGTGGAAAGACGGCGTGATGCTCAGAGCTTTGAGCTTGATTCTGCTGAAGTCGCTAGAAATAAGCATTCAGTCACCTGGCGAGAGAG GGAAGGTTGATGTCCAGCTGTATTTATCAGAGCTGATGTCGTTCTTGCGGCGTCACGGGACTCTGATGTCGCCGGACGCCCACAGCTGCTCGTGGGTGACTTCTGTGTTTGCTGAACAGGATGATGATATGATCGAATCCTCCAAAGCTCTGATTCTCCTGTACTTGCAGCACAAACa TCGGAGTTCCTCGGGTCCTGTTTGCCTTTGGGGCTGTAACCCCCACTGTCATTTCATCAGCTTTCTCCGCTCCATCTCCTTCGACCGCACCGTCCTGCTCGACTTCCTCATCTCCACGGAAACCTGTTTTCTGGAGTACTGCGTCCGCTACCTGAAGCTCCTCCGTGACGACTGGACGGGGTTTTGTACGTCTTGTAGTCACGTTGGAGATGGGAACGCTCCCGCCTCGGATACGTCCGAAACACCCGAATCCGCTCAGACGGACGTAACTGCCTTCTCAAGACCTtcaacaggaagtgatgtcacagcTAGCCCAGTTCTACGATTGGTCGATTACGGCAGTTCGGATGAATCTGAGGAGGAAGAGAGCGGTTGTGACCATCACACGAACAGAAACGTCAGGAATAGCGAAGGAGATTTGGGTAGGACAGAAGTGGAAAGCACAGATGTGTCTGAATGTCTGTTTGATAAAGTTCTTGTGTGTCTTGAGGAGCTGAAGATGGCAATAACTCGACTGCACAACAggggtttgtttccatacaaccCTGCCTCGCTCTTAAAACTCTTAAACGATGTAGAAGTCAAGAAGAGCCTGGTTGGTTAG
- the asb7 gene encoding ankyrin repeat and SOCS box protein 7 codes for MQNTRTVSDLRDVNERDIGASDSRTARCDRMLNHHCRRNPELQEELQIQAAVAAGDVYTVRKMLEEGYSPKIRDANGWTLLHFSAAKGKERCVRVFLEHGADPTVKDFIGGFTALHYAAMHGRARIARLMLESEYRSDIINAKSNDGWTPLHVAAHYGRDSFVRLLLEFKAEVDPLSDKGTTPLQLAIIRERSSCVRILLDHNANIDIQNGFLLRYAVIKGNHSYCRMFLQRGADTNLGRLEDGQTPLHLSALRDDVLCAQMLYAYGADTSTRNYEGQTPVAVSVSMSGISRPCLDFLQEVTRQPRTLQDLCRIKIRQCIGLQSLKFLEDLPIARVMKDYLKHKFDNV; via the exons ATGCAGAACACAAGGACTGTTTCAGATCTACGAGACGTTAATGAACG GGACATCGGCGCGTCTGACTCTCGTACTGCGAGATGTGACAGGATGCTGAACCATCACTGCAGAAGGAACCCGGAGCTACAGGAGGAGCTGCAGATCCAGGCAGCGGTGGCGGCCGGCGATGTCTACACCGTCCGCAAGATGCTGGAGGAGGGCTACTCGCCCAAGATCAGAGACGCCAACGGCTGGACGCTGCTGCACTTCTCCGCAGCCAAGGGCAAGGAGCGCTGCGTGCGAGTTTTCCTCGAACACGGAG CCGATCCCACAGTGAAGGATTTCATCGGAGGCTTCACTGCTCTCCATTACGCCGCCATGCACGGCCGCGCCCGCATCGCCCGCCTCATGCTGGAGTCGGAGTATCGTAGCGACATCATCAACGCCAAGAGCAACGACGGCTGGACCCCTTTACACGTGGCGGCCCACTACGGCCGCGACTCCTTCGTCCGTCTCCTCCTGGAGTTCAAAGCCGAGGTGGACCCGCTCAGCGACAAAGGCACCACGCCGCTTCAGCTAGCCATCATCCGCGAGCGTTCCAGCTGCGTGCGCATTCTGCTCGATCACAACGCCAACATAGACATTCAGAACGGCTTCCTGTTGCGTTACGCCGTCATTAAGGGCAACCATTCGTACTGTCGCATGTTCCTGCAGAGGGGAGCCGACACCAACCTGGGCCGACTGGAGGACGGACAGACGCCCCTGCACCTGTCGGCCCTCAGAGACGACGTGCTGTGCGCTCAGATGCTGTACGCGTACGGAGCCGACACCAGCACCAGGAACTACGAGGGCCAGACCCCTGTGGCCGTTTCCGTCAGCATGTCTGGGATCAGTCGGCCCTGTCTGGACTTCCTACAGGAGGTCACGA GGCAGCCCAGGACTTTGCAGGATCTGTGCAGGATAAAGATCCGTCAGTGTATCGGCCTCCAGAGCTTAAAGTTTCTGGAAGATCTGCCCATCGCCAGGGTGATGAAGGACTACCTGAAACACAAGTTCGACAACGTTTGA